One window from the genome of Hippocampus zosterae strain Florida chromosome 7, ASM2543408v3, whole genome shotgun sequence encodes:
- the dgat1a gene encoding diacylglycerol O-acyltransferase 1a, protein MNDRAEMRGPGARARRTTISDGVKQQSNGSKPPPCPGKKTDESARRLNSNGKVEREPGQQRADKQKKPKSPVDEISEGLSCHVQQESLLSSASGFSNYRGILNWCVVMLVLSNARLFLENIIKYGILVDPIQVVSLFLKDPYSWPAACLIIASNVFILAALYTERRLAVGTVSETTGLILHIFNLTSLLIFPSVTVLTVTSVTPVGGILSLGVYTVLFLKLYSYQDTNRWCREIRQAKARRLTRSYSCPSVAQFNGSAVHSNVSYPGNLTHRDMYYFVFAPTLCYQLNFPRSPRIRKRFLLRRLFEMLFFMQLLVGLIQQWMVPTIRNSMKPFQEMDFSRMVERLLKLAVPNHLIWLIFFYWFFHSSMNFVAELLQFGDREFYRDWWNSESVTYFWANWNIPVHKWCLRHFYKPLLRRGVNKLVAQSAVFLLSAFFHEYLVSVPLKMFRLWAFMGMIAQVPLAWFVGRFLNGIYGNAAVWMSLIIGQPVAVLMYVHDYYVTHCGT, encoded by the exons ATGAATGATCGAGCCGAGATGAGAGGGCCTGGCGCCCGCGCAAGGAGGACGACAATTTCTGACGGCGTGAAGCAGCAATCCAACGGGAGCAAACCGCCGCCGTGTCCCGGTAAGAAGACGGACGAGTCGGCCAGGCGTCTGAACAGCAACGGAAAGGTGGAGAGAGAACCGGGTCAACAGCGCGCAGATAAGCAGAAAAAACCAAAGAGTCCGGTGGACGAAATCAGCGAGGGACTCAG CTGCCATGTACAACAGGAGTCTCTTCTAAGCTCTGCCAGTGGCTTCAGTAACTATAGAGGAATCCTCAACTGGTGTGTTGTCATGTTG GTCTTGAGTAATGCGCGTCTCTTCCTGGAGAATATAATAAA GTATGGCATCCTGGTAGACCCCATACAGGTGGTCTCACTATTCTTGAAAGACCCCTACAGCTGGCCAGCTGCCTGCCTCATCATTG CATCCAACGTGTTCATTTTGGCAGCCTTGTATACGGAGAGACGTTTGGCTGTG GGAACAGTGTCAGAAACAACTGGCTTGATTCTTCATATATTCAACTTGACGTCACTGCTGATTTTTCCCTCCGTGACGGTCCTCACCGTCACCTCCGTTACCCCCG ttGGCGGTATCCTCTCCTTGGGCGTCTACACGGTGTTGTTCCTCAAGCTGTACTCCTACCAGGACACCAACAGGTGGTGCCGGGAGATCAGACAAGCCAAAGCCAGGAGACTGACTCGCTCTTATTCAT GTCCATCTGTGGCTCAGTTCAATGGCTCAGCCGTGCACAGCAATGTCTCCTACCCTGGGAATCTCACCCACAGag ACATGTACTACTTTGTGTTTGCGCCGACGCTCTGCTACCAGCTCAACTTCCCGCGCTCGCCCCGGATACGCAAACGCTTCCTCCTGAGGAGGCTCTTCGAAATG CTGTTCTTTATGCAACTGCTGGTGGGGTTAATCCAGCAG TGGATGGTTCCGACCATACGGAACTCCATGAAGCCCTTCCAG GAAATGGACTTTTCTCGAATGGTGGAGCGCCTTCTCAAGTTGGCG GTCCCCAACCATCTGATCTGGTTAATCTTTTTCTATTGGTTCTTCCACTCGTCCATGAACTTTGTGGCCGAGCTGCTACAGTTTGGGGACCGAGAGTTCTACAGAGATTGGTG GAACTCTGAGAGCGTCACCTACTTCTGGGCCAACTGGAACATCCCGGTTCACAAGTGGTGTTTGAG ACATTTCTACAAGCCGCTGCTGAGGAGAGGCGTCAACAAGCTGGTGGCCCAAAGCGCCGTCTTTCTGCTATCCGCGTTCTTCCACGAG TATTTGGTGAGCGTCCCTTTGAAGATGTTCCGACTCTGGGCCTTTATGGGCATGATAGCTCAG GTTCCCCTGGCTTGGTTCGTGGGTCGCTTCCTGAATGGCATCTACGGCAACGCAGCCGTTTGGATGTCGCTCATCATCGGCCAACCGGTCGCCGTGCTGATGTACGTGCACGACTACTACGTCACGCACTGCGGCACATAG